The proteins below come from a single Poecilia reticulata strain Guanapo linkage group LG5, Guppy_female_1.0+MT, whole genome shotgun sequence genomic window:
- the sdc4 gene encoding syndecan-4 isoform X2, giving the protein MIFPLCLVLMLSASVLSESVRETETWMPMSTTQTVAMSTDGGDLEASGDSSNGSDFGFPDDEDDDYYDEEYDVSGSGEGETESRPSAKPDFDNRIPDLPDPVGPKDYEIDVVKKTNEIPLLGSEPETKEENPSNVLMSQAKGDSIFNKTEVLAAVIAGCAVCLMFAVLLILLLIYRMKKKDEGSYDLGKKPIYKKAPTTEIYA; this is encoded by the exons GTCAGGGAGACGGAGACGTGGATGCCCATGAGCACCACGCAGACGGTTGCCATGTCGACGGACGGCGGCGACCTGGAGGCATCGGGAGACTCTTCGAACGGCTCCGACTTTGGATTCCCAGACGATGAAGACGACGATTATTACGACGAAGAATACGATGTGTCCGGATCCGGAGAAGGAG AAACCGAGTCCAGACCTTCAGCCAAG CCCGACTTCGATAACAGGATCCCTGACCTGCCGGACCCGGTGGGACCAAAAGACTACGAGATCGACGTGGTGAAGAAGACGAACGAGATTCCTCTGCTGGGCAGCGAACCCGAAACCAAGGAGGAGAACCCGTCCAACGTCCTGATGTCCCAGGCCAAAGGGGACAGCATCTTCAACAAGACGGAGGTCCTGGCAG ctgtgaTCGCCGGCTGCGCCGTCTGCCTCATGTTCGCCgtgctcctcatcctcctcctcatctaCCGCATGAAGAAGAAGGACGAAGGCAGCTACGACCTGGGGAAGAAGCCCATCTACAAGAAGGCGCCCACCACGGAGATCTACGCGTAG
- the sdc4 gene encoding syndecan-4 isoform X1 produces MIFPLCLVLMLSASVLSESQVRETETWMPMSTTQTVAMSTDGGDLEASGDSSNGSDFGFPDDEDDDYYDEEYDVSGSGEGETESRPSAKPDFDNRIPDLPDPVGPKDYEIDVVKKTNEIPLLGSEPETKEENPSNVLMSQAKGDSIFNKTEVLAAVIAGCAVCLMFAVLLILLLIYRMKKKDEGSYDLGKKPIYKKAPTTEIYA; encoded by the exons CAGGTCAGGGAGACGGAGACGTGGATGCCCATGAGCACCACGCAGACGGTTGCCATGTCGACGGACGGCGGCGACCTGGAGGCATCGGGAGACTCTTCGAACGGCTCCGACTTTGGATTCCCAGACGATGAAGACGACGATTATTACGACGAAGAATACGATGTGTCCGGATCCGGAGAAGGAG AAACCGAGTCCAGACCTTCAGCCAAG CCCGACTTCGATAACAGGATCCCTGACCTGCCGGACCCGGTGGGACCAAAAGACTACGAGATCGACGTGGTGAAGAAGACGAACGAGATTCCTCTGCTGGGCAGCGAACCCGAAACCAAGGAGGAGAACCCGTCCAACGTCCTGATGTCCCAGGCCAAAGGGGACAGCATCTTCAACAAGACGGAGGTCCTGGCAG ctgtgaTCGCCGGCTGCGCCGTCTGCCTCATGTTCGCCgtgctcctcatcctcctcctcatctaCCGCATGAAGAAGAAGGACGAAGGCAGCTACGACCTGGGGAAGAAGCCCATCTACAAGAAGGCGCCCACCACGGAGATCTACGCGTAG